A portion of the Polaribacter cellanae genome contains these proteins:
- a CDS encoding DNA-binding protein, with the protein MSLHEEENNSHENENDFQEHDYNFKEGDKVNLVIETETGLGYTVLINDEFDGLLFRSEVFQELEENMEVTGYIKNIREDGKIDVSLRPQGFRNVIDSDVDKVITKLKDSREGFLMLTDKSSPDAIRFHMKMSKKAFKKAVGNLYKQKLIVIKEDRIELVK; encoded by the coding sequence ATGAGTTTACACGAAGAAGAAAATAATTCACACGAAAATGAAAATGATTTTCAAGAACATGATTATAATTTTAAAGAGGGAGATAAGGTAAATTTAGTTATTGAAACAGAAACAGGTTTAGGTTATACTGTTTTAATTAACGATGAATTTGATGGTTTGCTTTTTAGAAGTGAGGTTTTCCAAGAATTGGAAGAAAATATGGAAGTTACTGGCTATATAAAAAATATTAGAGAAGATGGTAAAATAGATGTTTCTTTACGTCCACAAGGTTTTAGAAATGTCATAGATTCAGATGTTGATAAAGTCATAACAAAACTAAAAGACAGCAGAGAAGGTTTTTTAATGTTAACAGATAAAAGTTCGCCAGATGCTATTCGTTTTCATATGAAAATGAGTAAAAAAGCCTTTAAAAAAGCGGTTGGTAATTTATACAAGCAAAAACTAATCGTAATAAAAGAAGATAGAATTGAATTGGTAAAATAG
- the menD gene encoding 2-succinyl-5-enolpyruvyl-6-hydroxy-3-cyclohexene-1-carboxylic-acid synthase produces the protein MYPKKPLAQLVIAACKQFNVGTVVISPGSRNAPLTVGFSNHPKIETLSVVDERCAAFFALGIAQQTRKPVAVLCTSGSALLNYYPAIAEAFYSNIPLVIISADRPKHLIDIGDGQTIRQENVFANHILFSANLIENPKFKAKNAQLIGEALQISVSQQGPVHVNVPFDEPLYEIVSELKEFHFPHISMSTLDNSHINYKKLAKIWNTSEKKMIVVGVNYPDKELHNLMDLYAGDDSVLIFTETTSNLHHNKAVNSIDQLIFSMEDAEFKELQPDILITFGGMIVSKRVKRFLRDYAPKHHWNIDERKATNTFFCLSEFIQTKPVDFFSHFNTFITSPKSNYQPKWLAIRDERRKKHAAYFKDIKYSDFSVFEQILNSIPENCQLQISNSSIIRYAQLFTIKKSLTVFCNRGTSGIDGSTSTAIGAAFASEKQTIFITGDLSFFYDSNALWNNYIPKNFRIILINNSGGGIFKIIPGPRTTNAHLYFETPHNLTAEYLAKMYNFDYVKAHSKESTEKRLQGFFETSEKPKILEICTPSKENDLVLKEYFKYIK, from the coding sequence ATGTATCCAAAGAAACCTTTAGCTCAATTGGTAATTGCTGCATGCAAACAATTTAATGTTGGTACTGTTGTAATTTCTCCAGGTTCACGAAATGCTCCTTTAACGGTTGGTTTTTCGAATCATCCCAAAATAGAAACATTAAGTGTTGTAGACGAACGCTGTGCCGCTTTTTTTGCTTTAGGAATTGCACAACAAACAAGAAAACCAGTTGCAGTTTTATGCACTTCTGGCTCTGCTTTGTTAAATTATTATCCTGCAATTGCAGAAGCTTTTTACAGTAATATTCCGTTAGTGATAATTTCTGCAGACCGGCCAAAACATTTAATAGATATTGGCGATGGACAAACGATTCGTCAAGAAAATGTGTTTGCGAATCATATTTTGTTTTCTGCAAATTTGATTGAAAATCCAAAATTTAAAGCCAAAAATGCACAATTAATTGGAGAAGCATTACAGATTTCTGTTTCGCAACAAGGTCCTGTGCATGTAAATGTCCCTTTTGATGAACCTTTGTATGAAATCGTTTCGGAATTAAAAGAATTTCATTTTCCACATATTAGTATGAGTACTTTAGATAATTCTCATATTAATTATAAAAAATTAGCAAAAATTTGGAACACCTCAGAAAAGAAAATGATTGTTGTTGGTGTAAATTATCCAGATAAAGAACTTCATAACTTAATGGATTTGTATGCAGGAGATGATTCTGTTTTAATTTTTACAGAAACAACTTCGAATTTGCATCATAACAAAGCTGTAAATTCTATAGACCAACTAATTTTTTCTATGGAAGATGCTGAGTTTAAAGAATTACAGCCAGATATATTAATTACTTTTGGTGGAATGATTGTTTCGAAAAGAGTCAAACGATTTTTAAGAGATTATGCACCAAAACATCATTGGAATATCGATGAGAGAAAAGCAACCAATACTTTTTTCTGTTTGTCGGAATTTATTCAAACAAAACCAGTAGATTTCTTTTCTCATTTTAATACATTTATTACATCTCCAAAAAGTAATTATCAACCTAAATGGTTAGCAATTAGAGACGAGAGAAGAAAAAAACATGCAGCTTATTTTAAAGATATAAAATATTCCGATTTTTCTGTTTTCGAGCAAATTTTAAATAGCATTCCAGAGAATTGTCAACTTCAAATAAGCAATAGTTCTATTATAAGATATGCACAACTTTTTACGATAAAAAAGTCGCTAACAGTTTTTTGTAACAGAGGTACAAGTGGAATAGATGGAAGTACGTCTACAGCTATTGGAGCTGCTTTTGCAAGTGAAAAACAAACTATTTTTATAACTGGAGATTTAAGTTTTTTCTACGATTCTAATGCACTTTGGAATAATTATATTCCAAAGAATTTTAGAATTATTTTAATTAACAACTCTGGTGGTGGAATTTTTAAAATAATTCCCGGCCCAAGAACTACAAATGCGCATCTATATTTTGAAACTCCGCATAATTTAACAGCGGAATATTTGGCTAAAATGTATAATTTCGATTATGTAAAAGCGCATTCAAAAGAAAGTACAGAAAAAAGATTACAAGGTTTTTTTGAAACATCAGAAAAACCAAAAATATTAGAAATTTGTACGCCAAGTAAAGAAAATGATTTAGTTTTAAAAGAATACTTTAAATATATAAAATAA
- the fsa gene encoding fructose-6-phosphate aldolase, translating into MKFFIDTANLEQIKEAQALGILDGVTTNPSLMAKEGITGEGNIINHYKEICELVDGDVSAEVISTDFEGMVKEGEALAALNPQIVVKLPMIKDGVKACKYFSSKGIKTNVTLVFSAGQALLAAKAGATYVSPFIGRLDDISTDGLNLISEIRLIYNNYGFETEILAASVRHTMHIIDCAKLGADVMTGPLSAIEGLLKHPLTDIGLAKFLADYKKGN; encoded by the coding sequence ATGAAATTTTTTATTGACACAGCAAATTTAGAACAAATTAAAGAGGCGCAAGCTTTAGGTATTTTAGATGGTGTAACTACGAATCCGTCTTTAATGGCGAAAGAAGGCATTACTGGCGAAGGAAATATTATTAACCATTATAAAGAAATTTGCGAGTTGGTAGATGGAGATGTTTCTGCAGAAGTAATTTCTACAGATTTCGAAGGTATGGTTAAAGAAGGAGAAGCTTTGGCTGCTTTAAATCCGCAAATTGTGGTAAAATTACCGATGATAAAAGACGGAGTAAAAGCATGTAAATATTTCTCTTCGAAAGGAATTAAAACGAATGTAACTTTAGTATTTTCTGCTGGGCAAGCTTTATTGGCAGCAAAAGCAGGTGCAACGTATGTTTCGCCATTTATTGGACGTTTAGACGATATTTCTACAGATGGTTTAAACCTAATTTCAGAAATTCGTTTAATTTACAATAATTATGGTTTCGAAACTGAAATTTTAGCAGCTTCTGTGCGTCATACAATGCATATTATAGATTGCGCAAAATTAGGTGCAGATGTTATGACTGGCCCTTTAAGCGCTATTGAAGGTTTGTTAAAACACCCTCTAACAGATATTGGTTTGGCAAAATTTTTGGCAGACTATAAGAAAGGAAATTAA
- a CDS encoding IS110 family transposase: MDKVIKQVVGIDVSCKKFDVCFQEQTQTGSLSIKGTRSFSNDLKGFKDYLIWFSKRKKEVYLVHIMEATGVYHENLCYFLFEQQEKVSVQLAQKIKYFGKSLHQKTKTDKADAKLIALFGFSFSVALWEPISEHFQAIKDLCRMLSQLKKSKSATQSQLHAFESKHGVLEEVLTIMNKLLVQQEDSINECEKEIKLWVSKDKDLEEKINRITAIKGIQMLTVVKLLAETDGFRKCSSIRKLVSYAGLDVVENQSGTKSGRTRISKKGNSHIREALYMPALCASRFDQRMKTFYKRLNEKQNTKKQGVIAVMRKLLIVIYTLWKNEQQYNPEYQWK; this comes from the coding sequence ATGGACAAAGTAATTAAACAAGTAGTAGGCATTGATGTTTCTTGTAAGAAATTTGATGTATGTTTTCAAGAGCAAACACAAACAGGAAGTTTAAGTATTAAAGGCACACGTAGTTTTAGTAATGATCTAAAAGGCTTTAAAGACTATTTAATATGGTTTTCTAAACGTAAAAAGGAAGTTTATTTAGTTCATATTATGGAGGCTACAGGTGTTTATCATGAGAATTTATGTTATTTCTTATTTGAACAGCAAGAAAAAGTAAGTGTACAATTAGCACAAAAGATAAAATATTTTGGAAAAAGTTTACATCAAAAAACAAAAACAGATAAAGCTGATGCTAAATTAATCGCTCTTTTTGGGTTTTCATTTTCAGTAGCATTATGGGAACCAATTAGTGAACATTTTCAAGCCATAAAAGACTTGTGTAGAATGTTATCACAATTAAAAAAATCTAAATCTGCAACACAATCTCAATTGCATGCGTTTGAGAGTAAACACGGTGTTTTGGAAGAAGTGCTTACAATTATGAATAAGCTATTGGTTCAGCAAGAAGATAGTATAAATGAGTGTGAAAAAGAAATAAAATTATGGGTCTCAAAAGACAAAGATTTAGAAGAAAAAATTAATAGAATAACAGCAATTAAAGGCATTCAAATGCTTACTGTTGTTAAATTATTAGCAGAAACAGATGGTTTTAGAAAATGTAGTAGTATTCGTAAATTAGTCAGTTATGCTGGTTTAGATGTTGTAGAAAATCAATCTGGAACTAAATCAGGGCGAACTAGAATTTCAAAAAAAGGGAACTCGCATATAAGAGAAGCGTTGTATATGCCAGCACTTTGTGCTTCTAGATTTGATCAGAGAATGAAAACTTTCTATAAAAGATTAAATGAAAAACAAAATACTAAAAAACAAGGAGTTATTGCTGTGATGAGAAAACTATTAATTGTAATTTATACCTTATGGAAAAATGAGCAACAGTATAATCCAGAATATCAATGGAAATAA
- a CDS encoding SDR family oxidoreductase has product MSKVVLVTGASSGIGKAIATFLSEKGFIVYGTSRNPKNIEDFNFKLIALDVLNVETIKATISSIISVEGKIDILVNNAGIGVTGPIEETPTDEMRNAFNTNFFGAIDVIKTVLPYMREQKCGLIINTTSIAGYMGLPFRGIYSSSKGALELVTEAIRMEVKRYGIDLVNVAPGDFATDIISRRYHTPLFDDSVYKENYKANLDLMDAHVNTGKNPIEMAEKVFKIINTKNPKIHYKVGGFLEKFSIVLKRILPDTWFEKLLMNHYKL; this is encoded by the coding sequence ATGTCTAAAGTTGTATTAGTTACTGGCGCTTCTTCTGGAATAGGGAAAGCAATTGCTACTTTTTTATCTGAAAAAGGATTTATTGTTTATGGAACCAGCAGAAACCCTAAAAATATAGAAGATTTTAACTTCAAATTAATTGCTTTAGATGTTTTAAATGTTGAAACTATTAAAGCCACAATATCTTCTATTATAAGTGTTGAAGGTAAGATAGATATTTTAGTAAATAATGCAGGGATTGGAGTTACTGGACCAATTGAAGAAACACCAACAGACGAAATGCGAAACGCATTTAACACCAACTTTTTTGGAGCAATTGATGTTATTAAAACAGTTTTGCCTTACATGCGTGAGCAAAAATGTGGACTTATAATCAACACAACTTCCATTGCTGGTTATATGGGGTTGCCTTTTAGAGGAATTTACTCATCATCTAAAGGAGCTTTAGAACTGGTAACAGAAGCCATAAGAATGGAAGTAAAAAGATATGGAATAGATTTGGTAAATGTGGCTCCAGGAGATTTTGCGACAGATATTATTTCCAGAAGGTACCACACACCACTTTTCGACGATTCCGTGTACAAAGAAAACTACAAAGCCAATTTAGATTTGATGGATGCTCATGTAAACACTGGGAAAAACCCAATTGAAATGGCTGAAAAAGTCTTTAAAATCATCAATACTAAAAATCCGAAAATACATTATAAAGTGGGTGGGTTTTTAGAGAAATTCTCGATTGTTTTGAAACGAATTTTACCAGATACTTGGTTCGAGAAGTTGTTAATGAATCATTATAAGTTATAA
- a CDS encoding DUF4199 domain-containing protein — protein MENQASSKSIILNYGLTLGIISVVINLIVYAMGMHLDPHWSVALISGILFIVFIIFGIKKFKETNGGFMSWGQGVKVGVGVAIIAALIGVIYNYIFMNFIEPEFMNQVMEVQNQKLMDQGMTQEQIENANEMGKAFRGPGMMAAMGIIGSAIGGFVVAAIAAAIMKKSEEETY, from the coding sequence ATGGAAAATCAAGCAAGTAGTAAAAGTATTATTTTAAATTATGGATTAACACTTGGTATTATAAGTGTTGTAATTAACTTAATTGTATATGCAATGGGTATGCATTTAGACCCACATTGGTCAGTTGCTTTAATATCTGGAATTTTATTTATTGTTTTTATCATATTTGGTATAAAAAAGTTTAAAGAAACCAATGGTGGATTTATGTCTTGGGGTCAAGGTGTAAAAGTTGGTGTAGGTGTAGCGATAATAGCAGCACTTATTGGTGTAATTTACAATTACATTTTTATGAATTTTATTGAACCAGAATTTATGAATCAAGTTATGGAAGTTCAAAATCAAAAACTAATGGATCAAGGTATGACTCAAGAACAAATTGAGAATGCAAATGAAATGGGAAAAGCATTTAGAGGACCTGGAATGATGGCTGCAATGGGAATTATTGGAAGTGCTATTGGTGGTTTTGTAGTTGCAGCAATCGCAGCAGCAATCATGAAAAAATCTGAAGAAGAAACATACTAA
- a CDS encoding glycosyltransferase family 2 protein: MEISVVIPLLNEEESLQELHDWIAKVMQSNRYLYEIIFIDDGSTDTSWKVIEKLSKKHDSVKGIRFQKNYGKSQALDAGFELAQGDVVITMDADLQDNPEEIPELYDLIVKEDFDLISGWKKKRYDNVITKNIPSKLFNAAARKTSGLKLHDFNCGLKAYKNEVIKTVKVSGEMHRYIPVLAKNEGFTKIGEKVVQHQARKYGVTKFGMDRFVNGFLDLITISFLSKFGKRPMHFFGLWGTFMFLFGTTSAFYIGVLKLYKLYNGIKTILVTDNPWFYIALTSMILGTLLFLAGFIGELIIKTKSNEKHYSIKEKLNF; encoded by the coding sequence ATGGAAATTTCGGTAGTAATACCACTTCTTAACGAAGAAGAATCTTTACAAGAATTACACGATTGGATTGCAAAAGTTATGCAATCCAATCGTTATTTATATGAAATTATTTTTATTGACGATGGTAGTACAGATACTTCTTGGAAAGTAATCGAAAAACTATCTAAAAAACACGACTCTGTAAAAGGAATTCGTTTTCAAAAAAACTATGGTAAATCGCAGGCTTTAGATGCAGGTTTCGAACTTGCACAAGGAGATGTTGTCATAACAATGGATGCAGATTTGCAAGACAATCCAGAAGAAATTCCAGAATTATACGACCTGATTGTAAAAGAAGATTTCGATCTTATTTCTGGTTGGAAAAAGAAACGTTACGATAATGTAATTACCAAAAATATTCCTTCAAAATTATTTAATGCGGCTGCAAGAAAAACTTCAGGCTTAAAATTACACGATTTTAATTGCGGTTTAAAAGCTTACAAAAACGAAGTAATTAAAACCGTAAAAGTAAGTGGAGAAATGCACAGATACATTCCTGTTTTGGCAAAAAACGAAGGTTTTACAAAAATCGGCGAAAAAGTGGTGCAACACCAAGCTAGAAAATATGGTGTTACAAAGTTTGGTATGGATCGATTTGTAAATGGTTTTCTCGATTTAATTACCATTTCTTTTTTATCGAAATTCGGAAAAAGGCCCATGCACTTTTTTGGACTTTGGGGAACTTTTATGTTCTTATTCGGAACCACAAGCGCGTTTTATATTGGTGTTTTAAAGTTATACAAACTCTACAATGGTATTAAAACTATTTTAGTAACTGACAATCCCTGGTTTTACATTGCTCTTACTTCTATGATTTTGGGAACTTTATTATTTTTAGCAGGTTTTATTGGCGAATTAATAATAAAGACCAAAAGCAACGAAAAACACTATTCAATAAAGGAAAAACTCAATTTCTAA
- a CDS encoding phospho-sugar mutase: protein MNEILDKAKKWLSPTFDIETQQEIQQLVSSNSSDLADRFYKDMEFGTGGMRGIMGAGTNRINKYTLGRATQGLSNYLNKNVQNEQLKVAIAYDCRHNSKKFAKIVADVLSANNMKVFLFEDLRPTPELSFAVRHLGCDAGIVLTASHNPPEYNGYKVYWADGGQIVPPHDSGIINEVNSLDFSEIKFEANENLIEIIGKQVDDAFIEGSVKNGKLFDKINRNNLKIVFTSLHGTSIVSVPDALQKAGYTDVHIVEKQREPNGDFPTVKSPNPEEPEALKMATDLANKIDADIVIGTDPDCDRLGVAVRDTNGNMKLMNGNQTMVVMTEFLLRKWKEEGKINGNQFVGSTIVSTELVNDVATNYGVETKVCLTGFKWIAKLIRDASNLDFIGGGEESFGYMVGDFVRDKDAVTATLLACEVAALAKQNGSSFYEELLAIYVRNNFYKEHLISITKKGMDGATEIKQMLSDMRNNPLTEIDGEKIETLTDYDASIQKNLLTGKETTIDLPKSNVLIYQTEKGTRVAARPSGTEPKIKFYFSVNAPLDVKENAGKIETALDAKIQRIIKEMKLN, encoded by the coding sequence ATGAACGAAATCTTAGATAAAGCAAAAAAGTGGCTCTCTCCTACTTTCGATATTGAAACACAACAAGAAATTCAGCAATTGGTAAGTTCAAATTCTTCAGATTTGGCAGACAGATTTTATAAAGACATGGAGTTTGGAACTGGTGGAATGCGTGGAATTATGGGAGCAGGAACTAACAGAATAAATAAATATACATTAGGAAGAGCAACACAAGGTTTATCTAATTATTTAAATAAAAACGTACAAAACGAACAATTAAAAGTTGCAATCGCGTACGATTGCAGGCATAACAGCAAAAAGTTCGCAAAAATTGTTGCAGATGTTTTATCAGCAAACAATATGAAAGTATTTTTATTTGAAGATTTAAGACCCACACCAGAATTATCTTTTGCTGTACGTCATTTAGGCTGTGATGCAGGTATTGTATTAACAGCCTCTCACAACCCGCCAGAATACAATGGTTACAAAGTGTATTGGGCAGATGGTGGGCAAATTGTGCCTCCACATGATAGTGGAATTATTAATGAAGTAAATTCTTTAGATTTTTCGGAAATTAAATTCGAAGCAAATGAAAATTTAATAGAAATTATTGGTAAACAAGTAGATGATGCTTTTATTGAAGGTTCTGTAAAAAACGGAAAACTTTTTGATAAAATAAATCGTAACAATTTAAAAATAGTTTTTACTTCTTTACATGGAACTTCGATTGTTTCTGTGCCAGATGCTTTACAAAAAGCAGGTTATACAGATGTACATATTGTTGAAAAACAAAGAGAACCAAATGGAGATTTCCCAACTGTAAAATCGCCAAATCCAGAAGAGCCAGAAGCTTTAAAAATGGCAACTGACTTAGCCAATAAAATTGATGCAGATATTGTGATTGGTACAGACCCAGATTGTGATAGATTGGGAGTCGCTGTTAGAGATACAAATGGAAATATGAAATTGATGAATGGAAACCAAACCATGGTTGTTATGACGGAGTTTCTATTAAGAAAATGGAAAGAAGAAGGCAAAATTAATGGAAACCAGTTTGTAGGTTCTACCATTGTTTCTACAGAATTAGTAAATGATGTTGCTACCAATTATGGTGTAGAAACCAAAGTTTGCTTAACTGGTTTTAAATGGATTGCAAAATTAATTAGAGATGCATCTAATTTAGATTTTATTGGTGGTGGAGAAGAGAGTTTTGGATATATGGTAGGCGATTTTGTAAGAGATAAAGATGCAGTAACTGCAACACTTTTAGCTTGTGAAGTTGCGGCTCTAGCAAAACAAAATGGAAGTTCTTTTTATGAAGAATTATTAGCAATTTATGTTCGAAATAATTTTTACAAAGAGCATTTAATTTCTATTACCAAAAAGGGCATGGATGGCGCTACAGAAATAAAGCAAATGTTAAGCGATATGAGAAATAACCCTTTAACTGAAATAGATGGAGAAAAAATAGAAACGCTTACAGATTACGATGCTTCTATTCAAAAAAACTTACTTACGGGTAAAGAAACAACAATCGATTTACCAAAGTCGAATGTTTTAATTTATCAAACAGAAAAAGGAACTAGAGTTGCTGCAAGACCAAGTGGAACTGAGCCTAAAATTAAATTTTATTTCAGTGTAAATGCTCCTTTAGATGTAAAAGAAAATGCAGGTAAGATAGAAACTGCATTGGATGCTAAAATTCAACGTATTATTAAAGAAATGAAGCTAAATTAA
- a CDS encoding ABC transporter ATP-binding protein, translating to MGYFKDILKYEKKYRKFTVLNIVFNILYAIFNVLSVLAFIPVLGILFGTDKKVTSKPTYEGITKIGSFLKENFYHFISQKIETNGEINTLFFICLLALSLFFLKNLFRYLASYVITFLRTGVVKDLRDKLYRKIIELPIAYFSEKRKGDIIARMTSDVQEVENSILTSIEVMVREPLTVVISISIMLFMSIKLTLFVFVLLPVSGFIISSISKKLKASSVKAQKETGNFLSFIEETLTGLRIIKGFNAENVIEKKFNNSTSSFKQLMTSVFHRQSLASPMSEFLGSATIIAILWYGGTEVLSKTSALQPDEFMGYIVLFYTVLNPIKLITTTFYNIQKGEASAERIMQVLNTENSIKDKPNAIVKQNFTDKIEFKNISFKYKNDYVLRDFSLTINKGETVALVGQSGSGKSTLANLITRFYDVNKGDVFIDGENIKNITKKSLRDLMGIVSQDSILFNDTIENNIKLGAQNATEEHILEAAKIANAYEFIKELPEQFNNNIGDSGNTISGGQKQRLSIARAVLKNPPIMILDEATSALDTESEQLVQVALEKMMQNRTSLVIAHRLSTIQKADKIVVLKKGKIVEQGKHEELLVKKGEYFKLVTMQSLS from the coding sequence ATGGGCTACTTTAAGGACATTTTAAAATATGAGAAAAAGTACAGGAAATTTACGGTTTTAAACATTGTATTTAACATTCTGTATGCTATTTTTAATGTGCTTTCTGTTTTAGCTTTTATTCCTGTTTTAGGAATTCTTTTTGGGACGGATAAAAAAGTAACCAGCAAACCTACTTACGAGGGAATTACTAAAATAGGTTCGTTTTTAAAAGAGAATTTCTATCATTTTATTTCTCAAAAAATTGAAACGAATGGAGAAATAAATACACTTTTTTTTATCTGTCTATTAGCATTGTCTTTGTTTTTTCTTAAAAATTTATTTCGCTATTTAGCTTCTTATGTAATTACATTTTTACGAACTGGAGTTGTAAAAGATTTACGTGATAAATTATATCGTAAAATTATAGAATTGCCTATTGCTTATTTTTCAGAAAAAAGAAAAGGAGATATTATTGCACGAATGACTTCTGATGTGCAAGAAGTAGAAAACTCTATTTTAACTTCTATTGAAGTAATGGTAAGAGAACCATTAACAGTGGTAATTTCTATAAGCATTATGTTGTTTATGAGTATAAAATTAACACTCTTTGTATTTGTTTTATTACCAGTTTCTGGTTTTATAATTTCTTCTATCAGTAAAAAATTAAAAGCTAGCTCTGTTAAAGCTCAAAAAGAGACTGGAAATTTTTTATCATTTATTGAAGAAACCCTAACTGGTTTAAGAATTATTAAAGGATTTAATGCAGAAAATGTAATTGAGAAGAAATTCAATAATTCTACAAGTAGTTTTAAGCAACTAATGACAAGTGTTTTCCACAGACAATCTTTAGCTTCTCCAATGAGTGAATTTTTAGGGTCTGCAACTATAATTGCCATTCTTTGGTATGGAGGAACAGAAGTTTTATCTAAAACAAGCGCCTTACAACCAGATGAATTTATGGGATATATTGTGTTGTTTTACACTGTTTTAAACCCTATTAAATTAATTACTACCACTTTTTACAATATCCAAAAAGGAGAAGCTTCTGCAGAAAGAATTATGCAAGTTTTAAATACAGAAAACAGTATAAAAGACAAACCAAATGCCATTGTAAAACAAAATTTTACAGATAAAATTGAGTTTAAAAATATTTCTTTTAAATACAAAAACGATTATGTTTTAAGAGATTTCTCTTTAACGATTAATAAAGGAGAAACTGTTGCTTTGGTTGGGCAATCTGGAAGTGGAAAATCTACTTTAGCCAATTTAATTACCCGTTTTTACGATGTAAACAAAGGAGACGTTTTTATCGATGGCGAAAACATAAAAAATATTACTAAAAAATCGTTGCGTGATTTAATGGGAATTGTTTCTCAAGATTCAATTTTATTTAACGATACCATTGAAAACAATATTAAATTAGGTGCACAAAATGCCACTGAAGAACACATTTTAGAAGCTGCTAAAATTGCAAATGCCTACGAGTTTATAAAAGAGTTACCAGAACAATTCAACAATAACATTGGAGATAGTGGAAATACTATTTCTGGCGGACAAAAACAACGTTTATCCATTGCAAGAGCGGTTTTAAAAAACCCACCAATTATGATTTTAGACGAAGCCACCTCTGCCTTAGATACAGAATCTGAACAATTGGTACAAGTTGCTTTAGAAAAAATGATGCAAAACAGAACTTCGTTAGTGATTGCTCACAGATTATCTACCATCCAAAAAGCAGATAAAATTGTGGTACTAAAAAAAGGAAAAATTGTAGAACAAGGTAAACATGAAGAGTTACTTGTCAAAAAAGGTGAATATTTTAAATTGGTTACCATGCAAAGTTTAAGCTAA